The proteins below come from a single Burkholderia humptydooensis genomic window:
- a CDS encoding DMT family transporter, with product MRRGVVYGVLAGALWGMVFLVPRLLTDFSPLLLSVGRYAMYGLVSLAAALPAARSLAARLTRDDLVALVKLALVGNVAYYMLLSSAVHLIGIAPSSLIVGVLPVTVTLAGLGDYGAVPLKRLAGPLALVIAGIVCINVDLFTSEAAHATTLAQKLAGIACAAGALASWTWYAVANARYLQRHHHFDGNEWSVLWGVVTGLIGGLCWIGIAALPAGALQPALPASRWQLFWLLNLGLAIGASWLGNGLWNAASKRLPLTLSGQLIVFETVFALLYGFVFDHRLPRALEIAALVLLLAGVYGSVRRHGDKRAADDPLNANLGAH from the coding sequence ATGCGGCGCGGTGTGGTATATGGCGTATTGGCAGGCGCCTTGTGGGGAATGGTGTTTCTCGTGCCGCGGCTCCTGACCGATTTCTCGCCGCTGTTGCTGAGCGTCGGCCGCTACGCGATGTACGGCCTCGTATCGCTCGCGGCCGCGCTGCCGGCCGCCCGCTCGCTCGCCGCGCGCCTCACGCGCGACGATCTCGTCGCGCTCGTGAAGCTCGCGCTCGTCGGCAACGTCGCGTACTACATGCTGCTGTCGAGCGCCGTGCACCTGATCGGCATCGCGCCCAGTTCGCTGATCGTCGGCGTGCTGCCCGTCACCGTCACGCTCGCGGGCCTGGGCGACTACGGCGCGGTGCCGCTCAAGCGGCTCGCGGGTCCGCTCGCGCTCGTCATCGCCGGCATCGTGTGCATCAACGTCGATCTGTTCACGTCCGAAGCCGCGCACGCGACGACGCTCGCGCAAAAGCTCGCCGGCATCGCATGCGCGGCGGGCGCGCTCGCGAGCTGGACGTGGTACGCGGTCGCGAACGCCCGCTATCTGCAACGCCATCACCATTTCGACGGCAACGAATGGTCGGTGCTGTGGGGCGTCGTCACGGGCCTGATCGGCGGGCTGTGCTGGATCGGCATCGCCGCGCTGCCGGCCGGCGCGCTGCAGCCCGCGCTGCCCGCATCGCGCTGGCAGTTGTTCTGGCTGCTGAATCTCGGCCTCGCGATCGGCGCATCGTGGCTCGGCAACGGGCTGTGGAACGCGGCGTCGAAGCGGCTGCCGCTCACGCTATCGGGCCAGTTGATCGTGTTCGAAACCGTTTTCGCGCTGCTGTACGGCTTCGTCTTCGATCACCGGTTGCCGCGCGCGCTCGAGATCGCGGCGCTCGTGCTGCTGCTCGCGGGCGTCTACGGGTCGGTGCGCCGGCACGGCGACAAGCGCGCGGCCGACGATCCGCTCAACGCGAACCTCGGCGCGCACTGA
- a CDS encoding Vgb family protein, producing the protein MKRSTAEIIREYGPFPGVDGVHGVTYDGHRVWFASGDRLNALDPASGTALHSIDVAAHAGTAFDGRHLYQIAEDRIHKIDPDTGRVLATIPAPGGGDSGLAWAEGALWVGQYRERRIHQIDPETGAILRTIESNRFVTGVTWVDGELWHGTWENDESELRRVDPRTGDVLEALGMPAGVGVSGLESDGGDRFYCGGGNSGKVRAVRRHARDAATRGDTGRAAGSADA; encoded by the coding sequence ATGAAGCGATCGACCGCCGAAATCATTCGGGAATACGGCCCGTTTCCGGGCGTCGACGGCGTGCACGGCGTCACATACGACGGCCACCGGGTATGGTTCGCATCCGGCGACAGGCTGAACGCGCTCGACCCGGCGAGCGGAACGGCGCTGCACTCGATCGACGTCGCCGCGCACGCCGGCACCGCGTTCGACGGCCGGCATCTGTATCAGATCGCGGAGGACCGCATTCACAAGATCGACCCGGACACGGGCCGCGTGCTCGCGACGATTCCCGCGCCCGGCGGCGGCGACTCCGGGCTCGCGTGGGCCGAGGGCGCGCTCTGGGTCGGCCAGTATCGCGAACGCCGGATTCATCAGATCGATCCCGAAACGGGCGCGATTCTTCGGACGATCGAATCGAACCGCTTCGTCACCGGCGTCACGTGGGTCGACGGCGAGCTCTGGCATGGCACGTGGGAAAACGACGAGAGCGAGCTGCGCCGCGTCGATCCGCGAACGGGCGACGTGCTGGAGGCGCTCGGGATGCCGGCGGGCGTCGGCGTATCGGGGCTCGAATCCGACGGCGGCGACCGGTTCTACTGCGGCGGCGGAAACAGCGGAAAAGTGCGGGCCGTCCGCCGCCACGCGCGCGACGCCGCGACTCGCGGCGACACCGGGCGCGCCGCCGGCTCGGCCGACGCGTAG
- a CDS encoding DUF899 domain-containing protein — MTTHTIGTRDEWLAARLELLDAEKAHTRRGDALARQRAALPWVRVDKAYRFDTDEGDASLAELFRGRSQLLVYHFMFGPDYTAGCPSCSAIADGFDGFVVHLAHHDVTLAAVSRAPLAKLQAYRKRMGWTFPWASSRDSDFNYDFNVSFTDAQQRNGRVEYNYRRGGHAMDATPAPAPVAEFAATCGTDARTYARERPGMSAFVLEDGAVYHTYSTYARGLDGLWGMYQWLDRAPKGRNETGVWWRRHDEYDGR; from the coding sequence ATGACGACACACACGATCGGCACGCGCGACGAATGGCTCGCCGCGCGGCTCGAACTGCTCGATGCGGAAAAGGCGCACACGCGGCGCGGCGACGCGCTCGCGCGGCAGCGCGCGGCGTTGCCGTGGGTGCGCGTCGACAAGGCGTATCGATTCGACACCGACGAGGGCGACGCATCGCTCGCGGAGCTTTTCCGCGGCCGCTCGCAACTGCTCGTCTACCACTTCATGTTCGGCCCCGACTACACGGCGGGATGCCCGTCGTGCTCGGCGATCGCGGACGGCTTCGACGGCTTCGTCGTCCACCTCGCGCATCACGACGTCACGCTCGCGGCGGTGTCGCGCGCGCCGCTCGCGAAGCTGCAGGCGTACCGGAAGCGCATGGGATGGACGTTTCCGTGGGCGTCGTCGCGCGACAGCGACTTCAACTACGACTTCAACGTGTCGTTTACTGACGCGCAGCAGCGCAACGGGCGCGTCGAATACAACTACCGGCGCGGCGGCCACGCGATGGACGCGACGCCCGCGCCTGCGCCCGTTGCCGAATTCGCGGCCACCTGCGGGACCGACGCGCGCACGTACGCGCGCGAGCGGCCGGGGATGAGCGCGTTCGTGCTCGAGGACGGCGCCGTCTATCACACGTATTCGACGTACGCGCGCGGGCTGGACGGACTCTGGGGCATGTACCAGTGGCTCGACCGCGCGCCGAAGGGGCGCAACGAAACGGGCGTGTGGTGGCGTCGCCATGACGAGTACGACGGGCGCTGA
- a CDS encoding DUF2182 domain-containing protein, whose product MTSTTGADGARRGVSAALLIALLVAAEAALGWLAPTPSTGETPMPGGWMLSAMWTRLCGRTWGGSAASFVGMWITMMAAMMLPSFAPMLWRGGRSVRRLGLAGGARAGLRAASVAAGYGFVWAVAGLAVHALGAALAALELRMPALARAAPAAGGAIVLGAGALQFTAWKARHLACCRDAARCGGPSPASVGAAWRQGVRFGVRCCCCSAGLTTSLLVAGIMDWRAMAAVTAAIAVERLAPAGERAARMIGGGVAAMGAVMVARAAGLG is encoded by the coding sequence ATGACGAGTACGACGGGCGCTGACGGCGCGCGCCGGGGCGTATCCGCGGCGCTGTTGATTGCGCTGTTGGTTGCGGCGGAGGCGGCGCTCGGATGGCTTGCACCGACGCCCTCGACGGGCGAGACACCGATGCCCGGCGGCTGGATGTTGTCGGCGATGTGGACGCGGCTGTGCGGACGGACGTGGGGCGGCTCGGCGGCGTCGTTCGTCGGCATGTGGATCACGATGATGGCGGCGATGATGCTGCCGTCGTTCGCGCCGATGCTGTGGCGCGGCGGGCGATCCGTCCGGCGGCTGGGCCTCGCGGGCGGGGCGCGCGCCGGGCTGCGGGCCGCGTCGGTCGCCGCGGGGTACGGTTTCGTGTGGGCCGTGGCCGGCCTCGCTGTCCATGCGCTCGGCGCGGCGCTGGCGGCGCTCGAGTTGCGCATGCCGGCGCTCGCCCGCGCGGCTCCGGCCGCGGGCGGCGCGATCGTGCTCGGCGCGGGCGCGCTTCAGTTCACCGCGTGGAAGGCGCGCCATCTGGCGTGCTGCCGCGATGCGGCGCGTTGCGGCGGTCCGTCGCCGGCGAGCGTTGGCGCGGCGTGGCGACAGGGTGTGCGCTTCGGCGTTCGCTGCTGTTGCTGTAGCGCGGGCCTCACCACGAGCCTCCTCGTCGCCGGGATCATGGATTGGCGCGCGATGGCCGCCGTGACCGCCGCGATCGCCGTCGAGCGCCTCGCGCCGGCGGGCGAGCGCGCTGCGCGCATGATCGGCGGGGGCGTCGCCGCGATGGGCGCGGTCATGGTCGCGCGTGCGGCGGGCCTGGGTTGA
- the guaB gene encoding IMP dehydrogenase has translation MRLIQKALTFDDVLLVPAFSDVLPRDTSLKTQLTRHISLNMPLVSAAMDTVTEGRLAIAMAQQGGVGIVHKNLTPVEQAREVAKVKRFESGVVRDPITVPPSMKVRDVIALSRQHGISGFPVVEGPKLVGIVTNRDLRFETRLDEPVKSIMTPRERLVTVVEGTPLAEAKALMHSHRLERVLVVNAAFELRGLMTVKDITKQTEHPEACKDEHGKLRAGAAVGVGPDNEERVELLVQAGVDVIVVDTAHGHSKGVLERVRWVKQNFPKVEVIGGNIATAAAAKALVEYGADAVKVGIGPGSICTTRIVAGVGVPQISAIANVSDALRGTGVPCIADGGIRFSGDVSKALAAGANAVMMGSMFAGTEEAPGDVFLYQGRQYKSYRGMGSVGAMKDGAADRYFQDNSANIDKLVPEGIEGRVAYKGSVNAILFQLIGGVRASMGYCGCKTIAELHDKAEFVQITAAGMRESHVHDVQITKEAPNYHVD, from the coding sequence ATGCGTCTGATCCAAAAAGCACTCACGTTCGATGACGTGCTCCTCGTCCCGGCGTTCTCCGACGTTCTGCCGCGCGACACCAGCCTCAAGACCCAACTGACTCGCCACATCTCCCTGAACATGCCGCTCGTGTCCGCCGCAATGGACACGGTCACCGAAGGCCGTCTCGCGATCGCGATGGCGCAGCAAGGCGGCGTCGGCATCGTCCACAAGAATCTCACCCCCGTCGAGCAGGCGCGCGAGGTCGCGAAGGTCAAGCGCTTCGAATCGGGCGTCGTGCGCGATCCGATCACCGTCCCGCCGAGCATGAAGGTGCGCGACGTGATCGCGCTGTCGCGCCAGCACGGCATCTCGGGCTTCCCGGTCGTCGAAGGTCCGAAGCTCGTCGGCATCGTGACGAACCGCGATCTGCGCTTCGAAACCCGCCTCGACGAGCCGGTCAAGTCGATCATGACGCCGCGCGAGCGTCTCGTGACGGTTGTCGAAGGCACGCCGCTCGCCGAGGCGAAGGCGCTGATGCACAGCCATCGCCTCGAACGCGTGCTCGTCGTCAACGCGGCGTTCGAGCTGCGCGGCCTGATGACGGTCAAGGACATCACGAAGCAGACCGAGCACCCGGAAGCGTGCAAGGACGAGCACGGCAAGCTGCGCGCGGGCGCGGCGGTCGGCGTCGGTCCGGACAACGAGGAGCGTGTCGAGCTGCTCGTGCAGGCGGGCGTCGACGTGATCGTCGTCGATACCGCGCACGGCCACAGCAAGGGCGTGCTCGAGCGCGTGCGCTGGGTCAAGCAGAACTTCCCGAAGGTCGAAGTGATCGGCGGCAACATCGCGACCGCGGCCGCTGCGAAGGCGCTCGTCGAATACGGCGCGGACGCGGTGAAGGTCGGCATCGGCCCGGGCTCGATCTGCACGACGCGGATCGTCGCGGGCGTCGGCGTGCCGCAGATCAGCGCGATCGCGAACGTGTCGGACGCGCTGCGCGGCACTGGCGTGCCGTGCATCGCCGACGGCGGCATCCGTTTCTCGGGCGACGTGTCGAAGGCGCTTGCCGCCGGCGCGAACGCGGTGATGATGGGCAGCATGTTCGCCGGCACGGAAGAAGCGCCGGGCGACGTGTTCCTGTATCAGGGCCGCCAGTACAAGTCGTATCGCGGCATGGGCTCGGTCGGCGCGATGAAGGACGGCGCGGCGGACCGCTACTTCCAGGACAACTCCGCGAACATCGACAAGCTCGTGCCGGAAGGCATCGAAGGCCGCGTCGCGTACAAGGGCTCGGTCAACGCGATCCTCTTCCAGTTGATCGGCGGCGTGCGCGCGAGCATGGGCTACTGCGGCTGCAAGACGATCGCCGAGCTGCACGACAAGGCCGAGTTCGTCCAGATCACCGCGGCCGGCATGCGCGAGTCGCACGTGCACGACGTGCAGATCACGAAGGAAGCCCCCAACTATCACGTGGACTGA
- the guaA gene encoding glutamine-hydrolyzing GMP synthase, which yields MHDKILILDFGSQVTQLIARRVREAHVYCEIHPNDVSDDFVREFAPKGVILSGSHASTYEDHQLRAPQAVWDLGVPVLGICYGMQTMAVQLGGKVEWSDHREFGYAEVRAHGHTRLLDGIQDFATPEGHGMLKVWMSHGDKVAEMPPGFALMASTPNCPIAGMADEARGYYAVQFHPEVTHTVQGRKLLERFVLDIAGAAPDWIMRDHIEEAVSRIREQVGDEEVILGLSGGVDSSVAAALIHRAIGDQLTCVFVDHGLLRLNEGKMVLDMFEGRLHAKVVHVDASEQFLGHLAGVTDPERKRKIIGREFVEVFQAEAKKLTNAKWLAQGTIYPDVIESGGAKTKKATTIKSHHNVGGLPETLGLKLLEPLRDLFKDEVRELGVALGLPEEMVYRHPFPGPGLGVRILGEVKRDYADLLRRADAIFIEELRGTLATEQDAAAGLCEPSQVGRSWYDLTSQAFAVFLPVKSVGVMGDGRTYDYVAALRAVQTTDFMTAHWAHLPYALLGRASNRIINEVRGINRVVYDVSGKPPATIEWE from the coding sequence ATGCACGACAAAATCCTGATTCTCGACTTCGGTTCGCAAGTCACCCAACTGATCGCGCGGCGCGTCCGCGAAGCGCACGTCTACTGCGAGATCCATCCGAACGACGTCTCCGACGACTTCGTCCGCGAATTCGCACCGAAGGGCGTGATTCTGTCCGGCAGCCACGCGAGCACCTATGAGGACCATCAACTGCGCGCGCCGCAGGCGGTGTGGGATCTCGGCGTGCCCGTGCTCGGCATTTGCTACGGAATGCAGACGATGGCCGTGCAACTGGGCGGCAAGGTCGAGTGGAGCGATCATCGCGAGTTCGGCTATGCGGAAGTGCGCGCGCACGGCCACACGCGCCTGCTCGACGGCATCCAGGACTTCGCGACGCCGGAAGGCCATGGAATGCTGAAGGTGTGGATGAGCCACGGCGACAAGGTCGCCGAGATGCCGCCGGGCTTCGCGCTGATGGCGTCGACGCCGAACTGCCCGATCGCCGGCATGGCCGACGAGGCGCGCGGTTACTACGCGGTGCAGTTCCACCCGGAAGTCACGCACACGGTGCAGGGCCGCAAGCTGCTCGAGCGCTTCGTGCTCGACATCGCGGGCGCTGCGCCCGACTGGATCATGCGCGACCACATCGAAGAGGCGGTCTCGCGAATTCGCGAGCAGGTCGGCGACGAGGAAGTGATCCTCGGTCTGTCGGGCGGCGTGGATTCGAGCGTCGCGGCGGCGCTGATCCACCGTGCGATCGGCGATCAGTTGACTTGCGTGTTCGTCGACCATGGCCTGCTGCGCCTGAACGAAGGCAAGATGGTGCTCGACATGTTCGAGGGCCGGCTGCATGCGAAGGTCGTCCACGTCGACGCGTCCGAGCAATTCCTCGGCCATCTCGCGGGCGTCACCGATCCGGAGCGCAAGCGCAAGATCATCGGCCGCGAGTTCGTCGAAGTGTTCCAGGCCGAGGCGAAGAAGCTGACGAACGCGAAGTGGCTTGCGCAAGGGACGATCTATCCGGACGTGATCGAATCGGGCGGCGCGAAGACGAAAAAGGCGACGACGATCAAGAGCCATCACAACGTCGGCGGCCTGCCGGAAACGCTCGGCCTGAAGCTGCTCGAGCCGCTGCGCGATCTGTTCAAGGACGAAGTGCGTGAACTCGGCGTTGCGCTTGGCCTGCCGGAAGAGATGGTGTATCGCCATCCGTTCCCGGGCCCGGGCCTCGGCGTGCGAATCCTCGGCGAAGTGAAGCGCGACTACGCGGACCTGCTGCGCCGCGCGGACGCGATCTTCATCGAAGAGCTCCGCGGGACGTTGGCGACCGAGCAGGATGCGGCGGCGGGTCTTTGCGAGCCCTCGCAGGTCGGCAGGAGCTGGTACGACCTGACGAGCCAGGCGTTCGCGGTGTTCCTGCCGGTGAAGTCGGTCGGCGTGATGGGCGACGGCCGCACGTACGACTACGTGGCCGCGCTGCGCGCCGTGCAGACGACCGACTTCATGACCGCGCACTGGGCGCATCTGCCGTATGCGCTGCTCGGCCGCGCGTCGAACCGGATCATCAACGAAGTGCGCGGCATCAACCGGGTCGTGTATGACGTGTCGGGCAAGCCGCCGGCGACGATCGAGTGGGAGTGA
- a CDS encoding DEAD/DEAH box helicase, with protein MKRQDRCLSTHEHPEVMKSKRIVAKPAKALKLSRTHAPDHMPPADWQRALRRQFGREQVFSLENLGTEPFFSEFRVGNPESKSSYRVAIRGTRPGDNFCACPDYATNELGTCKHIEFTLSRLVRKRGAKAVFARGYEPAFSELYLRNDGGRTIRFRAGTDCPPRVVKAAAMLFDVSDGWRLPEARFDDLGRFLADAAKTGHELRAYDDALDFVAGRNDASRRATALTAAFPRGAADPLLKRLLKVPLYPYQAEGALFAVRAGRALICDEMGLGKTVQAIAAAEILTRHFGVSKVLVVCPTSLKYQWQSEILRFSGRASRVVAGSLVERQNEYAEEDFCKITNYEKLKSDLDMISAWEPELVIVDEAQRIKNWNTIAAKALKRIGSPYAVVLTGTPLENKVEELISIVQFVDQHRLGPTWKLLHEHQVKDEAGRVTGYTKLEKINRTLAPIMIRRRKSEVLRQLPNRTDQNLLVPMTEMQMTHHAENADVVAKIVQRWRKTKFLSDQDQRRLTCALQNMRMSCNSTYLLDQETDHGVKADELATLFESLFAQPEAKAVVFSQWTRTHEIVIRRLKKLGIGYVSFHGGVPSARRPALLERFRDDPDCRVFLSTDAGSTGLNLQHASTLVNMDLPWNPAVLEQRIARIHRMGQRKPVRIINYVAKGTIEEGMLSVLAFKRSLSAGILDGGTGEISLGGSRLNRFMKDVENVTGRMGEGEAMAVVEDAVNAAAASGELQEDATTAEAHACGAWTRPKAIAAETVPQDARPDPWSGLLQFGVELASALSASNDGDAAHPWVERDPATGVRSLKLPLPPPDTARRLADALSEISHALLRNGVEDGSR; from the coding sequence ATGAAGCGTCAAGACCGGTGTCTATCAACCCATGAACACCCGGAAGTTATGAAAAGCAAGCGCATTGTTGCCAAGCCGGCTAAAGCCCTGAAGCTTTCTCGTACTCACGCCCCGGATCACATGCCCCCCGCTGACTGGCAGCGCGCCTTGCGTCGCCAGTTCGGGCGCGAGCAGGTTTTCAGCCTGGAGAATCTCGGAACGGAGCCGTTTTTCTCGGAGTTTCGTGTCGGTAATCCAGAGTCGAAATCCAGTTATCGTGTGGCAATCCGCGGGACACGGCCCGGCGACAACTTCTGTGCCTGTCCTGACTATGCGACCAACGAATTGGGTACCTGCAAGCATATCGAATTCACACTGTCCAGACTGGTAAGAAAACGCGGTGCCAAGGCGGTGTTTGCCCGCGGCTACGAGCCGGCGTTCTCGGAACTGTATCTGCGCAACGATGGCGGGCGAACGATCCGTTTTCGCGCCGGCACAGATTGTCCGCCGAGGGTGGTGAAGGCTGCCGCGATGTTGTTCGACGTGTCTGATGGGTGGCGGTTACCGGAAGCTCGTTTCGACGATCTGGGTCGGTTTCTCGCCGACGCGGCGAAGACAGGTCACGAATTGCGCGCCTACGACGACGCGCTCGATTTCGTCGCAGGCCGCAACGATGCGTCGCGTCGCGCCACGGCGCTGACTGCCGCGTTCCCGCGTGGGGCGGCCGACCCGCTGCTGAAGAGGCTGCTCAAGGTGCCGCTTTACCCCTATCAGGCCGAAGGCGCGTTGTTTGCCGTGCGCGCCGGGCGGGCCCTGATCTGCGACGAAATGGGCTTGGGCAAGACGGTTCAGGCGATTGCGGCAGCGGAGATTCTGACGCGGCATTTCGGTGTGTCGAAGGTACTCGTGGTCTGCCCGACTTCGCTCAAGTATCAGTGGCAGAGCGAGATTCTTCGCTTTTCCGGCCGGGCGTCGCGTGTAGTCGCAGGCAGTCTCGTCGAGAGGCAGAACGAATACGCCGAGGAAGACTTTTGCAAGATCACCAACTACGAGAAGCTGAAATCCGACCTTGACATGATCTCCGCATGGGAACCGGAGCTTGTGATCGTGGACGAAGCACAGCGCATCAAGAACTGGAACACCATCGCGGCGAAAGCGCTCAAGCGTATCGGCAGTCCCTATGCCGTGGTGCTGACGGGCACGCCACTGGAAAATAAGGTTGAAGAGCTCATTTCCATCGTCCAGTTCGTCGATCAGCATCGCCTCGGACCTACCTGGAAGCTGCTGCACGAGCATCAGGTCAAGGACGAAGCCGGACGTGTGACCGGTTACACCAAGCTTGAAAAGATCAACCGGACCCTGGCGCCGATCATGATACGCCGGCGCAAGTCCGAGGTGTTGCGTCAGTTGCCGAACCGTACCGATCAGAACCTGCTGGTGCCGATGACCGAAATGCAGATGACCCATCATGCGGAGAATGCGGATGTCGTGGCCAAAATTGTCCAGCGCTGGCGCAAAACGAAGTTTCTGTCGGACCAGGACCAGCGACGGCTCACCTGCGCCTTGCAAAACATGCGCATGTCCTGCAACAGCACCTATCTTCTGGATCAGGAAACCGACCACGGTGTAAAGGCTGACGAGTTGGCGACGCTGTTCGAATCTCTCTTCGCCCAGCCGGAAGCGAAAGCGGTGGTGTTCAGCCAATGGACGCGCACTCATGAGATCGTCATTCGCCGGCTGAAGAAACTCGGCATCGGTTATGTCAGCTTCCACGGCGGCGTGCCATCGGCGAGGCGGCCAGCTTTGTTGGAGCGTTTCCGGGACGATCCGGACTGCCGCGTTTTCCTGTCGACGGACGCGGGCAGCACGGGGCTCAACCTGCAACACGCTTCGACGCTCGTCAACATGGATCTGCCATGGAACCCGGCGGTGCTTGAACAGCGCATTGCGCGTATACATCGCATGGGGCAGCGCAAGCCTGTACGAATCATCAACTACGTTGCCAAGGGAACGATCGAGGAGGGCATGCTGTCGGTGCTGGCTTTCAAGCGCTCCCTGTCAGCGGGTATCCTCGACGGCGGCACGGGCGAAATTTCGCTCGGTGGCTCACGTCTGAACCGCTTCATGAAGGATGTGGAAAACGTCACGGGCCGCATGGGCGAGGGCGAGGCAATGGCCGTGGTGGAAGATGCCGTGAATGCTGCCGCTGCATCCGGCGAATTGCAGGAAGACGCGACAACTGCGGAAGCACACGCCTGCGGTGCCTGGACCCGACCCAAAGCCATCGCTGCCGAAACGGTGCCACAAGACGCTCGCCCTGATCCCTGGTCGGGGCTGTTGCAGTTCGGCGTGGAACTGGCATCCGCACTGAGCGCGTCGAACGATGGGGATGCTGCCCACCCATGGGTCGAACGAGACCCTGCCACAGGCGTACGCAGCCTTAAGTTGCCCCTGCCACCGCCGGATACGGCAAGGCGGCTTGCAGATGCCCTGTCGGAAATTTCACACGCTTTGCTGCGCAACGGTGTCGAAGACGGAAGCCGCTGA
- a CDS encoding DUF3375 domain-containing protein, translating to MPLDYSTLDTLRTHHPAWRLLRSDHAPLVASFLHRVFVVPNVRVMSAADLAEVLEDELYALRDRLGTDAYPKRALDYLNDWASPEKGWLRKFYRQGSDEPHFDLTPATEKAIVWLDALTERSFVGTESRLLTLFELLRQMSEGSESDPQKRMVELYRRRDEIDAEIARVNSGDLPLLDDTALKDRFQQFMQLARDLLTDFREVEQNFRMLDRRVRERIALWEGSKGALLEEIMGERDAIGDSDQGKSFRAFWDFLMSSTRQEELTERLTRVLALPVVANLKPDARTARVHYDWLEAGEHTQRTVAQLSQQLRRFLDDQAWLENRRIMDILRGIEARALAVRDTPPVGEIMNLAESSSDVELPMERPLHTPVQKPVITDVALEMGDVDLDDTALYSQVVVDRAQLAGHIRQALQDRSQVTLRELIESYPLQQGLAELVAYLQLGSAAFKTVVDEDTHEVIAWQTTGRDETPKARRARLPRVIFVR from the coding sequence TTGCCCCTCGACTACTCAACCCTCGACACCCTTCGCACGCACCATCCAGCATGGCGGCTCTTACGTTCCGACCATGCCCCGCTGGTGGCGAGCTTCCTGCATCGCGTTTTCGTGGTTCCGAACGTGCGCGTGATGTCCGCCGCTGACCTCGCCGAAGTGCTCGAAGACGAACTTTACGCATTGCGTGATCGACTGGGCACGGACGCCTATCCAAAACGCGCGCTCGACTACCTCAACGACTGGGCAAGCCCGGAAAAAGGCTGGCTGCGCAAGTTTTACCGCCAAGGCTCGGACGAACCCCACTTCGACCTTACGCCAGCGACGGAAAAAGCGATCGTATGGCTGGACGCGCTAACGGAACGCAGCTTCGTCGGCACGGAATCGCGCCTGTTGACGTTGTTCGAGTTGCTGCGGCAGATGAGCGAAGGCAGCGAATCCGATCCGCAAAAGCGCATGGTCGAATTATATAGGCGTCGAGACGAGATCGATGCCGAGATCGCGCGAGTGAATTCCGGGGACCTTCCACTATTGGACGACACGGCCCTCAAAGATCGCTTCCAGCAATTCATGCAGTTGGCGCGCGACCTGCTGACCGATTTTCGCGAGGTGGAGCAGAACTTCCGCATGCTCGACCGTCGCGTGCGCGAGCGCATTGCGCTATGGGAGGGTTCGAAGGGCGCGCTACTGGAGGAGATCATGGGCGAGCGCGACGCGATCGGTGACTCGGACCAGGGCAAAAGTTTCCGCGCATTCTGGGATTTCCTGATGTCCAGCACTCGCCAGGAAGAGCTTACCGAACGACTCACGCGAGTGCTCGCATTGCCCGTGGTAGCCAACCTGAAGCCCGACGCCCGGACCGCTCGTGTGCATTACGACTGGCTGGAAGCGGGCGAACACACGCAGCGCACGGTCGCGCAGTTGTCGCAGCAACTGCGCCGGTTCCTCGATGACCAGGCATGGCTGGAGAACCGCCGCATCATGGACATTCTGCGCGGCATCGAGGCCAGGGCGCTGGCGGTACGCGACACGCCACCGGTCGGCGAGATAATGAATCTTGCCGAGTCGTCATCCGACGTCGAGCTTCCGATGGAACGTCCGCTGCATACGCCCGTGCAGAAGCCGGTTATCACGGATGTCGCGCTGGAAATGGGCGACGTCGATCTGGACGATACGGCGCTGTATTCGCAAGTGGTGGTTGACCGTGCGCAGCTCGCGGGTCATATCCGCCAGGCCTTGCAGGATCGGTCGCAAGTGACGCTGCGCGAGCTGATCGAATCGTACCCGCTGCAGCAGGGGCTTGCAGAACTGGTCGCGTATCTGCAACTGGGCAGCGCCGCGTTCAAGACGGTCGTGGACGAAGACACGCACGAAGTCATCGCGTGGCAAACAACCGGTCGCGACGAGACGCCGAAGGCACGACGCGCCCGGCTGCCACGCGTGATCTTCGTGAGGTGA